The nucleotide sequence CATAGATTCAGTGCCCCGGCTGCCATGCCGATGCCGGCGATCACACAGGCGGTCATCAGGTGCGGGCGACTCACCTGAGACGGCGAGACTGCCACGTTCCGCCACCACGTTCTGCCGTGGAAGCAGGCAAACCCCGTCATCAGCAGGATGCCGAGCAAAGTGCTGAAAAAAGCCAAGTAGGGGACGGCGGCAAACTGCCAACCCAGCGCGCCCAGCAGGGAAGCAAGTCGCCAGATTCGTTTTTCTTTCAGAAACGCCACCCCATCGCCCAACGCCCAAAGCGCTGGAAACAGCGGCAGCAACTGGGGATGATTGCTGGCGAACCAGGCCATGGGCGCGCTGGCAAATGCGAGGAACGCAAGGGGCGCGATCCACCACTGAGGCACGCGCAACTGCCGCAGGAGTCTCGCTCCGGTCAGCATATTCAAGGCGGCACAGATAATGAACCATCCTTGCATCGCGCGTTCCGGACTCAGTCCCATGGCCCGCAAGGGAACGTAGATCGGCAGGGTCCCGAGATGAGTATCACTCCATCCGAGGGTATGCGTCGTGGGAAAAAACTGTCCCGGACTCAGCCAATCGTAGTGGCCGAGTAATGACAGGTAACCGTGCTCCAGCACCAACAGGTTGAAGCGACTGTCGCCGAGCCCACCGGGGAGCGCCGCGAACCCGCTGCCCCAGATTGAATGGGTCAATTGCACCACCCCGGCGAACAGCCACGCCGCCGTCCACAGCGCGAGAGATGAGGGGCGGTGTGGCGGCGATTTCGGCATGCGGGGGGCAACTAGCCACGATCCCGCGCTCGGGAGCAATAAAAACGGTCGGTCCCCGAGGGAACCGACCGTCGCGAACGTCTACAAATGACGAAAGATTAAGCCACGTCGCGGGCTTCGATGAATTCGCGAATCACTTCTTCGCGGGCGATGCGTCGATCTTCGATTTCGATCTCTTCCTTGCTGCGCTGAGCTTCGTTGTAAGCGATGGCCTTGCGCATCTTGGAGAGGGCAATGTTTTGAAGCTGACGAATCCGCTCCCGGGTGACGTTAAATTTCTGACCGACCTCTTCGAGGGTGAGCTCGTCGTAACCGTCGAGACCGAAGCGGTAGCGCAAGATCTCGGCCTCGCGGGGATCCAGCTCGGAAATCATGTCGTGGAGATCGGATTTCTCGGAACGATCCTTGAGGGAGTCGAGCGGGTTGACCGCGTTTTCGTCGCCCACGATTTCGCCGAAGGTGGTGGATGCACCATCTTCACCCACCGGGGCATCGAGCGAGGCGGGGCGCACGCTGACACTCTTCAAATGGGCGACCTTGTTGGTCGGGATTTGGAGTTCGATGGCGATTTCCTCGTCGGTCGGTTCACGGCCGAGTTCTTCGGTAAGGGCCATGGCGGTGCGACGCATTTTGGCGATCTTGTCGACCAAATGGACGGGCAGGCGGATGGTCTTGGACTGGTTGGCGAGAGCGCGCTTGATCGACTGCTTGATCCACCAAGCTGCGTAGGTCGAAAGTTTACCACCCTTGGTGGGATCGAAACGCTCGACGGCTTTGACCAACCCGATGTTGCCCTCGCTGATCAGATCCAGCAGCGGCAGACCGAAATCCTTGTAGTCCATGGCAATTTTCACCACCAGACGCAGGTTGGCCGAAATCATGTGATCACGGGCGGCCTTGTCGCCTTTTTGGATGCGTTTCGCCAGCTTCACTTCCTCTTGCGGAGTGAGCAGGGCGGTTTTGCCGATTTCCTGCAGGTAAAGTTGAAGGTGGCTCCGATCGGACGGAGCTGGTTTTTCAGCCGGAGCAGGTTCCGGTCGCTCCAAGAATGAAGGAGCGGAGAAAGCGGCACTGGCCAAAGGTGCCGGGGTCTCGAGATTTGACGTGGTTGCGATACGAGAGAGGGAGGGAGCGAGGGCCATTTTTGTCAGATTTTGAATTTCGGACGCTTTGTGGTGAATCGCCGGGAAAGGTCCGGTGATACGCATCAAGACCGCCGGTTTTCGGGCGAGTTCCCAGAAAACTAACCAAATGGTCAACTATTCAGGAAAATACGCAAATTCCACGCGGCGATTTTCTGTTATCGGATTCCCCATTGGGGACCGCAAAGTGGCGAAATGCGGCCGAAATCAGCCTGAATCAGAGTTTTTCCGCCAAGGTAACCGCCTTAAAGAGCGCGGAAGCTTTGTTCACTGTCTCGAAAAACTCCGACTCGGGCACACTGTCGGCCACCACCCCAGCGCCGGACTGGATGTGAATTTGACCGTCTTTTAGCAAAGAAGTGCGGAGCATGATGCACGAGTCGAGATTGCCGTCGTAGCCGAAATAACCGAGCGCCCCGGCGTAGAACCCGCGCTGCACAGGCTCCTTGGAGGCGATGATTTGCATGGCTCGAACCTTTGGTGCTCCCGACACCGTGCCGGCCGGGAAAGTGGCGCGCATCAGGTCATAAGCGGATTTATCCGCGGCAATTTTGCCCTCCACTTGGGAAACAATATGCATCACGTGCGAGTAGCGTTCGATGATATTGCGTTCGGGAACATGCACACTGCCGTATTCGCATACTCGGCCGATGTCGTTGCGGGCCAGATCCACGAGCATCAAATGTTCGGCCAATTCTTTTTCGTCGGCCAGGAGGTCCTTTTCCAAGGCGTGATCTTCCTCCGGCGTCGTTCCCCGTTTTCGGGTGCCGGCAATCGGTCTGATCTCGACGCGGTCGCCGGTGAGCCGCACGTGCACTTCGGGTGATGCTCCCACGATCGCATAGTCCACTGTATCGAGGATGAACATGTAGGGCGAAGGATTGACCGTGCGAAGGGCGCGATACAGGTCGAGTGGCGTGTGAT is from Synoicihabitans lomoniglobus and encodes:
- a CDS encoding sigma-70 family RNA polymerase sigma factor encodes the protein MALAPSLSRIATTSNLETPAPLASAAFSAPSFLERPEPAPAEKPAPSDRSHLQLYLQEIGKTALLTPQEEVKLAKRIQKGDKAARDHMISANLRLVVKIAMDYKDFGLPLLDLISEGNIGLVKAVERFDPTKGGKLSTYAAWWIKQSIKRALANQSKTIRLPVHLVDKIAKMRRTAMALTEELGREPTDEEIAIELQIPTNKVAHLKSVSVRPASLDAPVGEDGASTTFGEIVGDENAVNPLDSLKDRSEKSDLHDMISELDPREAEILRYRFGLDGYDELTLEEVGQKFNVTRERIRQLQNIALSKMRKAIAYNEAQRSKEEIEIEDRRIAREEVIREFIEARDVA